The Patescibacteria group bacterium sequence AATTGACATCAAGATAAAAAGCAAGAAAGGGGTGGGTAGCCTGCAAAAGGATACACCCCTTTTTATGTGCCTTTATGTATGAAAATCGGAATTGTTGGATTGCCGAATGTGGGGAAATCAACCCTCTTTAAGGCGCTTACCAAAAAACAAGTAGACATTGCGAACTACCCATTCTGCACTATTGAGCCGAATAGTGGCATTGTGAAGGTTCCCGATGAGCGATTGTATACACTCGCAACACTATCGCATTCGGAGCAAATAATTCCTGCAGCAGTTGAGTTTGTGGATATTGCCGGACTGGTGAAGGGAGCAAGCAAGGGAGAGGGGTTGGGGAATAAATTTTTGGCGCATATTCGCGAAGTGGATGCTATCGCCCACGTGGTTCGAGTGTTTCGTGATCCTAACGTAATCCATGTGAGCGCCGAACCCCATCCACTCGACGATATTGAAGTAATCAATCTTGAGCTTATCTTTGCCGATCTTGCAACACTTGAAAAAAGAATCACAGCGCTTACGGGTCAACTAAAAAGCAGCCACGATAAAACACTAGAACAAACACTCGCCGTTGCACAAAGAGTACTTACCGCACTTCAGAAAGGTGAACTTGCGCGTACCGTTGCTCTAACAGACGAAGAAAAAAAACTTCTTTCCGGATTAAATCTTCTTACGGCAAAACCAGTTCTTACTGTTTTTAATACCGATGAGAGCGGGGAGATAGACAAAAATCTACAGGCAGCACTCGAGCCGTATAAGCACCAGCACCCAAGTGTGCAGCTTTGTACGAAGCTTGAGGCAGAAGCCGCAGAGTTGTCAGTGGATGAACTCACAGAGCTCGGCATATCTGTGACGGGACTGGATCAGTTTATCGCCCTTGCCTACGCAACACTTTCTTTAATTACGTATTTTACCACCGGGCCCAAAGAAACGCGCGCATGGACTATTCCTCTTGGGGCAAAAGCTCCGCAAGCTGCCGGTGTAATCCACACTGATTTTGAAAAAGGATTTATCCGCGCTGAAGTGATTGATTGGAAGGATCTTAACGATGCCGGTTCTGAGTTGGCCGCAAAAGAAAAGGGCCTCATGCGCCTTGAAGGAAAAGACTACGTGGTGCGTGATGGGGATGTTATGGTGTTTAGGTTCGCAACATAAACACACAAATCTCGCGCCCAACCGATTGGCCTTCACGGCTGAACAAAATAGAGTTGCGCTTTTGAGGTTGGGTAGCAAAAGGCGCTAAAAGCGCACGAGTTATGTTTTTGAACCCCAAGTGTTCAATAGAGGAAAGAATCGATGGTAAAAAAGAAGGGGCACTCTTGC is a genomic window containing:
- the ychF gene encoding redox-regulated ATPase YchF, whose translation is MKIGIVGLPNVGKSTLFKALTKKQVDIANYPFCTIEPNSGIVKVPDERLYTLATLSHSEQIIPAAVEFVDIAGLVKGASKGEGLGNKFLAHIREVDAIAHVVRVFRDPNVIHVSAEPHPLDDIEVINLELIFADLATLEKRITALTGQLKSSHDKTLEQTLAVAQRVLTALQKGELARTVALTDEEKKLLSGLNLLTAKPVLTVFNTDESGEIDKNLQAALEPYKHQHPSVQLCTKLEAEAAELSVDELTELGISVTGLDQFIALAYATLSLITYFTTGPKETRAWTIPLGAKAPQAAGVIHTDFEKGFIRAEVIDWKDLNDAGSELAAKEKGLMRLEGKDYVVRDGDVMVFRFAT